A genomic segment from Myxococcota bacterium encodes:
- a CDS encoding Na/Pi symporter, producing MTESLIRSAGGLALFLLGMLTMTDGLRGVAGRGLERTLERLTRSPTSGAATGAVLTALIQSSSATTVLAVGFVGSGLLDFANALGIVIGSNVGTTVTGWIVAAFGVQLELGAIAPVALLPGVLARLFARGRARDAGGALAGFALLFMGIDALRDGLAGFQGLVEPAHFPPDTWVGRAELVGIGAAITLVTQSSSAGVALAIVALSNGLVALPQAAALVVGMDVATTATAALATIGASLPARRTGLAHVIYNVLTGIGAFALLPAFAAAVARFAPDVAAQRPELALVAFHTFFNFAGVVAVLPVARPFARLVEAIVRDRPTPFTRRLDRRLLAEPAIAARALGPTLDELARKTFATLGELLDGRAGARERLDLVELAVGETQAYLAAIPVVPARAAGRPSLAQQRVMHALHALDRLDRLVARGHQTDRIDALRADPELAALRARASDLLRACAQDARRGGDALAKLASELEASEHAARERAVAATAAGAIPTETALERMDAHRWAERVAHHAWRIAHHLAALEGDTPLGAIPGDDRR from the coding sequence ATGACCGAGAGCCTGATCCGCAGCGCGGGCGGTCTCGCCCTGTTCCTCCTCGGCATGCTGACGATGACCGACGGGCTGCGCGGCGTCGCCGGGCGCGGGCTCGAGCGCACGCTCGAGCGGCTGACGCGCAGCCCGACGAGCGGCGCGGCGACAGGCGCCGTGCTGACGGCGCTGATCCAGTCGTCGAGCGCGACGACCGTGCTCGCTGTCGGCTTCGTCGGCTCGGGCCTGCTCGACTTCGCGAACGCGCTCGGCATCGTGATCGGATCGAACGTGGGCACGACCGTCACGGGCTGGATCGTGGCGGCCTTCGGCGTGCAGCTCGAGCTCGGCGCGATCGCGCCCGTCGCGCTGCTCCCCGGCGTGCTCGCGCGCCTGTTCGCGCGCGGGCGCGCGCGCGACGCGGGCGGTGCGCTCGCGGGCTTCGCGCTCCTCTTCATGGGCATCGACGCGCTGCGCGACGGGCTCGCCGGCTTCCAGGGGCTCGTCGAGCCCGCGCACTTCCCGCCCGACACGTGGGTCGGTCGCGCGGAGCTCGTCGGCATCGGCGCCGCGATCACGCTCGTCACGCAGTCGTCGAGCGCGGGCGTCGCGCTCGCGATCGTCGCGCTCTCGAACGGGCTCGTCGCGCTGCCGCAGGCCGCGGCGCTCGTCGTCGGCATGGACGTCGCGACGACCGCGACGGCGGCGCTCGCGACCATCGGCGCGTCGCTCCCCGCGCGCCGCACCGGCCTCGCCCACGTGATCTACAACGTGCTGACGGGCATCGGCGCGTTCGCGCTGCTGCCCGCGTTCGCCGCGGCGGTCGCGCGCTTCGCGCCGGACGTCGCCGCGCAGCGCCCCGAGCTCGCGCTCGTCGCGTTCCACACGTTCTTCAACTTCGCCGGCGTCGTCGCCGTGCTGCCCGTCGCGCGGCCGTTCGCGAGGCTCGTCGAGGCGATCGTGCGCGATCGGCCGACGCCCTTCACGCGCCGGCTCGACCGCCGGCTGCTCGCCGAGCCGGCGATCGCCGCGCGCGCGCTCGGCCCGACGCTCGACGAGCTCGCGCGCAAGACGTTCGCGACGCTCGGCGAGCTGCTCGACGGGCGCGCGGGCGCGCGCGAGCGGCTCGACCTCGTCGAGCTCGCCGTCGGCGAGACGCAGGCCTATCTCGCCGCGATCCCGGTCGTGCCGGCGCGCGCCGCCGGCCGCCCGTCGCTCGCCCAGCAGCGCGTGATGCACGCGCTGCACGCGCTCGACCGCCTCGACCGGCTCGTCGCGCGCGGCCACCAGACCGACCGCATCGACGCGCTGCGCGCCGACCCGGAGCTGGCCGCGCTGCGCGCGCGCGCGAGCGACCTGCTGCGCGCGTGCGCGCAGGACGCGCGGCGCGGCGGCGACGCGCTCGCGAAGCTCGCCTCCGAGCTCGAGGCGTCCGAGCACGCGGCGCGCGAGCGCGCGGTCGCCGCGACCGCGGCGGGCGCGATCCCGACGGAGACGGCGCTCGAGCGCATGGACGCGCACCGCTGGGCGGAGCGCGTCGCACACCACGCGTGGCGGATCGCGCATCATCTCGCCGCGCTCGAAGGGGACACGCCGCTCGGCGCGATCCCGGGAGACGACCGCCGATGA
- a CDS encoding sulfite exporter TauE/SafE family protein: protein MTTETWIALAPTLALVAFAAGVQGFFGFGYGIITMGVLTARVDIVHASAFVNLTALALSLAMVARAHGHVMWPLVARIVPSLVVGLVVGLLALSRLPRDLLVGLLGATIVGISAWNVFGRPMPPRASAPLDVGVGFVSGLFSGAFQTGGPPLVVHLYRRPEPPLAIVVTLQMIFVASGLARLGLAGTQGLIPRATAVEALVATPAVVAGTLAGVALAHRTDPARFRRAAWVALGALGVALLVSVARGAGAP from the coding sequence ATGACGACCGAGACGTGGATCGCGCTCGCCCCGACGCTCGCGCTCGTCGCGTTCGCCGCCGGCGTGCAGGGCTTCTTCGGCTTCGGCTACGGCATCATCACGATGGGCGTCCTGACGGCGCGCGTCGACATCGTGCACGCCTCCGCCTTCGTGAACCTGACGGCGCTCGCGCTCTCGCTCGCGATGGTCGCGCGCGCGCACGGCCACGTGATGTGGCCGCTCGTCGCGCGCATCGTGCCCTCGCTCGTCGTCGGGCTCGTCGTCGGGCTGCTCGCCCTGAGCCGGCTCCCGCGCGACCTGCTCGTCGGCCTGCTCGGCGCGACGATCGTCGGCATCTCCGCCTGGAACGTGTTCGGGCGCCCGATGCCGCCGCGCGCGTCGGCGCCGCTCGACGTCGGCGTCGGCTTCGTCTCCGGCCTCTTCAGCGGCGCGTTCCAGACGGGCGGGCCGCCGCTCGTCGTGCACCTCTACCGGCGGCCCGAGCCGCCGCTCGCGATCGTCGTGACGCTGCAGATGATCTTCGTCGCGAGCGGCCTCGCGCGGCTCGGTCTCGCGGGAACGCAGGGGCTGATCCCGCGCGCGACGGCCGTCGAGGCGCTCGTGGCGACGCCGGCCGTCGTCGCCGGCACGCTCGCGGGCGTCGCGCTCGCGCACCGCACCGACCCGGCTCGCTTCCGGCGCGCGGCGTGGGTCGCGCTCGGCGCGCTGGGCGTCGCGCTGCTCGTCTCGGTCGCGCGCGGCGCGGGCGCGCCGTGA
- a CDS encoding TraR/DksA family transcriptional regulator, with protein MSTAKPGLTVLYERLRERRRALERRLGRVTGDRRREGGALDPDFAEQAVQRENDEVLDVLSDTERVELGHIDAALARIDAGCFGICDACGADIDPMRLDALPSADLCVDCATEREHTSARS; from the coding sequence ATGTCGACCGCGAAGCCCGGCCTGACCGTTCTCTACGAGCGTCTTCGCGAGCGCCGGCGCGCGCTCGAGCGGCGCCTCGGCCGCGTGACCGGAGACCGGCGGCGCGAAGGCGGCGCGCTCGACCCCGACTTCGCCGAGCAGGCCGTGCAGCGCGAGAACGACGAAGTGCTCGACGTGCTGTCGGACACCGAGCGCGTGGAGCTCGGGCACATCGACGCGGCGCTCGCGCGCATCGACGCGGGCTGCTTCGGCATCTGCGACGCGTGCGGCGCGGACATCGACCCGATGCGGCTCGACGCGCTGCCGAGCGCGGACCTCTGCGTCGACTGCGCGACCGAGCGCGAGCACACGAGCGCGCGCTCCTGA